One Candidatus Bathyarchaeota archaeon genomic window carries:
- a CDS encoding MFS transporter: MSGRLLLLLLAALRGIQIHMGVLWQPFALSLGTPMRVIGGFESLRDFISYSAQPFLGRASDSKGRRLFLFLRELSLVLALSCFLLAASWELLLLGFIFIGLSMAAEPVWSSLVAESSGAGGLGRTYSYVSASYMAMGLFAPLGAGFIASIYGYRQAFLISIIVGLTALYIIARYYREEQRPRGDQKRSNFRILPPPHLRGFYVAMAVDAFSFGLGSRILFGMLSKSYGYSPSMLGLMASFMTASWAVSAIPIGRVVDRAGYRRLMIISQVISCALLSGILISKRLEFLLLVHLLWGVSAALWVPAEQAWIAARSEPGGLGLSIGTYMASRGLIAFPAPFIGGLLYDAFGFDIPILINLAGAAVDVILIATLIEEGGREPE, translated from the coding sequence TTGAGTGGTAGACTACTGCTCCTCCTGCTGGCTGCGTTAAGAGGCATCCAGATCCATATGGGAGTTCTTTGGCAGCCCTTCGCCCTGAGCCTAGGCACCCCGATGAGGGTAATAGGAGGCTTTGAGAGCCTCCGAGACTTCATCTCCTACTCAGCCCAGCCCTTCCTGGGCCGGGCCTCCGACTCCAAAGGCAGGAGGCTGTTCCTTTTTCTTAGGGAGCTGAGCCTGGTGCTAGCTTTGTCCTGTTTCCTCTTAGCAGCATCATGGGAGCTCCTCCTCCTAGGATTCATATTTATAGGTCTATCCATGGCGGCTGAGCCAGTATGGAGCAGCCTGGTCGCGGAGTCCTCTGGAGCCGGAGGGCTCGGCAGAACCTACAGCTATGTGAGCGCCTCATACATGGCCATGGGGCTTTTCGCCCCCTTAGGAGCGGGATTCATAGCCTCAATATATGGTTACAGACAGGCCTTCCTCATCTCAATCATAGTAGGCCTCACCGCCCTCTACATCATCGCTAGGTACTACCGCGAGGAGCAGCGCCCAAGGGGAGACCAAAAACGGTCAAACTTCAGGATCCTTCCTCCCCCACACCTAAGGGGTTTCTATGTGGCCATGGCTGTAGACGCCTTCTCCTTTGGATTGGGGTCCAGAATCCTCTTCGGGATGCTGTCCAAGAGCTATGGTTACTCCCCATCCATGTTGGGCTTAATGGCCTCCTTCATGACCGCTTCATGGGCGGTCTCAGCCATCCCTATTGGTAGGGTGGTGGACAGAGCTGGCTATAGAAGGCTCATGATAATATCCCAAGTGATAAGCTGCGCCCTCCTCTCTGGGATCCTCATCTCTAAGAGGCTTGAGTTTCTCCTGTTAGTCCATCTCCTCTGGGGGGTCTCGGCCGCCCTCTGGGTCCCAGCTGAGCAGGCTTGGATAGCTGCAAGGTCTGAGCCAGGAGGCCTAGGGCTCAGCATAGGAACCTATATGGCCTCTAGGGGCCTCATAGCCTTCCCAGCCCCCTTCATCGGGGGCCTCCTCTACGACGCCTTCGGCTTCGACATCCCTATCCTGATCAACCTCGCAGGGGCGGCAGTAGATGTGATCCTGATAGCCACCCTTATTGAAGAGGGGGGACGAGAACCAGAATAG
- a CDS encoding carboxypeptidase M32, which translates to MEEDTGLSMDSLKVAYEGLMERARELIILDSAMAVIHWDMETMMPPAAVSLRSQQLSLIERIMHKMLTDPRVGSLLKEISSHPLIESLDDVQRRNVHLIGKAYEEAVRLPEELVAETARQRAITIDIWKKAKASKDYKPFSPHLERLFELRRRAAELLMEVKGVKTPYDALIDIYEPGMASDTIAEIFSELRPRLIRIMDRCISSGQPDTSFLRRRVPVEIQRRISEALASFIGYDINSKEAWGRIDETEHPFTTGYYDDVRITTHYYEDQFTSSIFSVLHEGGHAIYERGLPREWMYQPVGSSCSYGIHESQSRFVENIVGRSREFWSYFLPKLKGLTGSTLEDVSLESFVRAVNRVEPSKIRIRADEVTYGLHIIIRFELERSLFNDEVGVSELPSAWNERYEKYLGVEVEDDSEGVMQDTHWAGGSFGYFPSYTLGNIYSGQILKAMERDLPDWRSLISSGSFKEVRSWLTTHVHRYGRLYDPADLIKLVSGSELTIDPFIRYLEEKYSTLYGFKA; encoded by the coding sequence TTGGAGGAAGACACTGGCTTGTCGATGGATTCCCTGAAGGTGGCATACGAGGGGCTTATGGAGAGGGCTAGGGAGCTGATAATCCTAGACTCGGCTATGGCGGTCATCCACTGGGATATGGAGACCATGATGCCACCAGCTGCTGTCTCCTTGAGGAGCCAGCAGCTCTCATTGATCGAGAGGATTATGCACAAGATGCTCACGGACCCCAGAGTTGGCTCTCTTCTTAAGGAGATATCTAGCCACCCCCTCATAGAGAGCCTCGATGATGTTCAGAGGAGGAATGTCCACCTCATCGGGAAGGCATATGAGGAGGCTGTGAGGCTCCCTGAGGAGCTCGTGGCTGAGACGGCCAGGCAGAGGGCCATAACCATAGATATCTGGAAGAAGGCTAAGGCCTCAAAGGACTACAAGCCCTTCAGCCCCCATCTGGAGAGGCTCTTCGAGCTTAGGAGAAGGGCTGCGGAGCTCCTGATGGAGGTGAAGGGGGTTAAAACTCCATATGACGCCCTTATAGACATCTATGAGCCTGGGATGGCGTCCGACACCATAGCTGAGATCTTCAGCGAGCTAAGGCCTAGGTTGATCAGGATAATGGATAGGTGCATCTCCTCAGGCCAGCCAGACACGTCCTTTCTTCGAAGAAGGGTTCCAGTAGAGATCCAGAGGAGGATCTCAGAGGCTCTCGCATCCTTCATAGGGTATGATATCAACTCCAAGGAGGCTTGGGGTAGGATCGATGAGACCGAGCACCCCTTCACAACAGGATACTACGACGATGTCAGGATCACCACCCACTACTACGAGGACCAGTTCACATCAAGCATATTCTCAGTGCTCCATGAGGGGGGACACGCCATCTATGAGCGGGGCCTCCCTAGGGAGTGGATGTACCAACCTGTAGGGTCCTCATGCTCGTATGGGATCCATGAGTCCCAGTCCAGATTCGTCGAGAACATAGTTGGCAGGAGCAGGGAGTTCTGGAGCTATTTCCTACCCAAGCTCAAGGGGCTGACAGGGAGCACGCTGGAGGATGTGAGCCTCGAATCCTTCGTCAGGGCTGTGAACAGGGTTGAGCCATCAAAGATAAGGATAAGGGCGGATGAGGTGACCTACGGCCTCCACATAATAATCAGATTCGAGCTTGAGAGGAGCCTCTTCAACGACGAGGTCGGGGTGTCTGAGCTCCCATCCGCATGGAACGAGAGGTATGAGAAGTACCTTGGGGTGGAGGTGGAGGATGACTCTGAGGGGGTTATGCAGGACACCCACTGGGCTGGGGGCTCATTCGGATACTTCCCGAGCTACACCCTCGGCAATATATACAGCGGCCAGATCCTCAAGGCGATGGAGAGGGACCTCCCCGACTGGAGGAGCCTCATATCCTCGGGAAGCTTCAAGGAGGTTAGGAGCTGGCTGACCACCCACGTCCAC